The genomic window TAAAGCCCCAATGTCTGTCCATTTGAGATCGGTGATCTCTTTGGACTGAAAATCAAGGAGAGGGACATCGCCGTAGTTGGAAGCGAGGGGGTCGGGAGTGTCGTCTATAGAAATCCCGGCAACAGAAGCAGAGGCGGCGAAGGCTGCTTCTTGGCAGCGGCGCTGCTTTTCAAATGTGGCGGCCTCTTTCTTGGTGTCAACAGTGGCCAAGGCCACGGTCATGGCAGATTCGGTGATGGTGCCCATCGACGACGCCACGACAGAGCATTGAGAGATGGATGTTGTGACTGAGTTTAGTACCCAGCTGGATAGCGTTGGCAATGAAGTCAATATAACCTGGATGGAAGATGACGTCATTATAAGTATAGGAATAGCCTTGGTTAAAGAACTTCACCGCCGGAAAACCGTTTTCGATGGGAACTCCATCCATACCTCCGACAGTATCGGAAATTGCAGAATTTCTTCCCAGGCAATGGCTCTCTCAAGCTCACTTCCTCTCATGTACTCTCAAAGCTCCTCActaattttctttctcaaacTTTTATCCTCCTCTGTAACTTTCCCGTTTTCTGCTCTTTTGTTCTCTGCCAAGAGCCTTGTCATGTCTAAACTGATTTGGATAATCCTTAAGACACTTAGTGAACTCATCGTCATAGAGAAAACTGCATGTATCGGCCACCCCAAGGAACAGCCAAGCTAAACCACCAAGCTTGAATGAAGGGACACCCTCCATAAACATGTGACGGAGATAGCCCCAATATAGAGCCACTCCTATACAAGCTACCTCCATTCTTTCTCTCTAAGCACCCTTTATCTTTACTGTATTCTTTTCCAGTTTCAAATGAGCCAATGTTCTGTGAGGGGGATCTTGCATCATTATGGTTCCAAGGCTGTATCTCTGACAACTGTTTTTGGAAACTTAGCTGCTAATCAAATCCAATGAGTAATTTAGAGCTTCCCTCAACTTTGAGATGCTATCCTTGCCTGGAATTACCATTTCGAATACCTTCTGCAGTTTGAGAGTGATGAAGAGAGCCATTCCCATTCATATCTTGCAGACCGTTACAAAATGATTGATAACCTTTGAGATACAAAACGTTGATttcagatgcaatttcctcTAACTTCGAATAAAACCCCTTTCGTTTCTCTACACATTCAGTGCATCTAAATGTGGGGACTGTTCCAACTATTGTTAGAGATAAATTGTTCATACAGATGCTGCAGCGGAGGATGCAACAAACCAATCATCCTCTTCGTCCAGATGCTTTCTATTTTCATGTTGCAAAAGCTTCCTCACTGTAGATGGGATGGGCCCATGGTAAACAATCTTAGGATCTTTTTCATCTTCCTCCCTTTCTTCCTCTCTCCACGGTTCAATGTTAATTTGGCTATCATCTTCTGCGGTCCTGGCTTTAGAAACCCATCTCCTCTGAGAAGCAACAAGCTGGATGGTAGAAATAACATCCGGTTTGGCACTTGAGGTATGTGGCCTTGTTGATACATTTTCACCTGATATTGCCCTTGCAGACGACCCTTCTAACACACGCCATTTTTGCCAAGGCCAGCGTGGCAGATTCGTCAATTCTATATACACTGTGCCCAAAAATCGAGGTTGTCCCTGTGGCTGCCAGCATACACGTCTCATGCCATGTACAACTCTATACTTAAAGAATGAATAAAACCTCCTGATTTTAGCTAGTGGTCGTGAGCAGCAATGACACTTTCCGACATGCTCACTCATGACAGTATTGTTAGGACGTCATTGTCTCTGTGTCAGTCAGGGGCATCACAGAGTAGcctgttaggaagtgtcccaaattcctaattagtatagattctttttgtgtaaagaatattatatagaatatttatagattgatatattattgtaatattagacttccttatagaataaggaaggttgttggaaatatctctataaatattctaggtcatgaggggaaaaagttatgagatggagatgggcctatagagactatacgaggtggatagagatgtgaggaagaacgggaggtacctggtggagcgagaggactcgtagtaaggtatggatacaaggagtggggaaacatgggatgtttcgggaacccaatagttgtatatggttttatcctctgtaatattctctattgtatagtgtaattattctctctcatccgtggacgtaggcatggttagccgaaccacgttaaaacctcgtatgtgtgattgtgtttatctttgtgttcttgaactaacattgttggcatcaaagctttcgctggcactacatggcctccccaggattcgaactcaagACCTTAAGGTCTTTTTGGTTgtcctcctggtaccatctgggcTACTAGCCCAGATGGTACCAAGAGGACAACGTCCTAAACCTTAAGGCCTGGACCCAAGTTCGAATCTtggggaggccactctgtgATGCCCATGACTGGCACAGAGCCAAATATACTCAAAACAAATGACATCCCAACAAGTATGTAACCCATTCACTCTAAATCACCATTTTAGTTGCATCCTCAACCTATGCTCCTTCTGCACCAATGTGAGCACGAGATGTGGAAAGAATGCCCGTGTGACAGCCAACATTCACTACAACTTAGCCAATAATTGAATTCTGGTGTGGAGTGATTACTGCCCTATGTGGTTCACTCCGCGCATGATACTTGATCAATCTATCTTTGACAATTGACTTGTATGCTAAACCCCTTTCCAGATAGCTTATCTCTCCCAGAGAACAGCCAACCGCTCAAGGTATTCCTCAATGCACTGTTTGAGGCAAGGACTTTGTAAACACAGTTTACACTCTGTAAATGAGAGCTCTCAGGTGGTGATATGTGAACCAAGACACTCCACAACTAGTTACATGGGAGCAGATAGGTGTGAAGGATGAACTTGCttaaaaacagagcaaaaatgATAAGATCCAAGGAATATTCAAGCAAAGCCACGTTTCATGAATGATGAATGAGCTCAAAACTGGTGGGACAAACGGGAAGTctttaatacaatttttaaacatcaaacccaaacccaaaagAAGAATCCCGCCATTACAGAGGAAAATATCAAGAGTATAAGGGAAAAACAGAATAGAGCAAGTATAGGCAGATAATCGTATTCAACCAAAACAACCCTGTGGCCCTTAATGTCCACAGCAAACCATAAAACGATATTGATAGATTAGCAAAGAATGAAGTTGGACATTAAGAAACAAAAACGTATCGAGCTCGAGGTGATCTTACCTGATGATCCACAACACGACCTTCATTTGCTTCTCCTTCTTCCTCCTTTGATCAACCCAGAAAAATATCCTCTCCTTTCCCTCGTTTCCCCTCCGAACTCAAACTTGTCCCTCAAGCTGAAGGACCCCTCAATCTCTCACCTCACTAAAAAATGGCTACCTTCTCCTTCCTCCCTCTCTGGCTTGCTCTCCAAGCTAAAGATCTctcctttctttgtttttctctttcaaaAAAATGTCTCTGTAGAGCCACCACCCAAACCCTCACTCTGGCAGCTTGCTCCTCAAGCCAAAACAGCCTCCAAAAATATCTCTCTCTCAGTACCAAACCCTATACACTCcttttctgaaaaaaaatcaGCAACAAAATCACCACCCTCCTCTCACAGCTTGCTCTCCAAGTTAAAAACCTCCTCTCACAACTTGCTCTTCCTCCCAACGGCAGCAAAAGCACCACCTTCCTCTTAACAGCCTGCAGCTTTTCATAACCAACACGCTCTTCCTGGAATCTTCTTTTACAAGTGTCACTTTTTTATTGCCTCTCCTAAGCACTAATGTGATTCCATAAGGATAAATTGGGAATTGACACGTGGCCCTCCAGGATTGTGACATCTGGTAAAATAACCTGCAAAAAGGatgagccccaaatgggggtctacaattagatatatgaaacttatattcaaattaaccttttttttgtGTCACGTACGAGCAAATTTTAGTTAAAGCCTCGACTAAAGTCGTAGAGGCTTTAGTTTTTGAACTAAAGTCATAGAGGATTTAGTTTTTGAACTAAAGTCGTGGTTGCCTCAATCAGTTTTTGAACTAGAACTGTAATTGTCAATCaagacttcattttttaactaaagcttcaattgtcaattgaggcttcaattaatttttttcttttactttaaaatttaattaaaaactataaaattataatttattattgaaattaaaaatatatattttaataataaattatttataattaaggtTAACAAtttagtattacttcaacaaattgatgaataaaagatataaaattatataatttatataacatttatataacatataaataagatataaaattatataatttattaatttaagatatttaatttgttgttttttaagatattaatttatttgtattatgacaaatttatctttatcaaaataatagtatAGTCCTAACCTGCAGTTGTCAACTAATATGTactttgttttacttttaaatttaattaaaaactattaaattacaacttattattattgaaattaaaaatatatactagtattacttcaataaacataaattgataaatataatacaataaatgaatattttatttatcaataaattaataatcttaaaataataaaattatataacatacaaataagatataaaattttataatttattaatttaagatatttaattttttattttttaaaatattaatttatttgtattatgacatatttatctttatcgaaataatagtatactattaagtaattaattagaaaaagtctacaaccaaaatataatttttagttttttcatcaaAGTCACAAAAAAATACTCACTAAACATTTATATATTGGGggaaaaaatgtatataatcTCATATACCTCCACAAGGAGAGAATCTATGGATAAATTTcacataatacaaataaattaatatattaaaaaacaacaaattaaatatcttaaattaataaattatacaatgttatattttatttatatgttatataaatttattattttaaaattattaatttattaataaataaaatattcatttataatatcttctatttatcaatgtAATACTAGATTCTAAAGcttgaatataaataatttattattaaaacatatatttttaatttcaataataaattataatttaatagtctttaattaaattttaaagtaaaataaataaataaataattgaaaccTCAATTAGCAATTAAAGCTTTACTTCAAAAATAAAGTCTCGGTTGTCAATTGAGGtttcagttaaaaaataaagcatcAATTGATAACTGCGGCTTCGATTAAAAAACTAAAGCCTTAGTTGGCAATtgtaatttcaattaaaaaaaatgaagctcAAATTGccaattaaaaatttaactaaaattttgaaaaaaaaaattatatttctatgACATAGCTCTTACATGGCACCAAAGAAGTcaatttgaacataagtttcataaaatgattagacctttttttttttttaattttatgtatgggccattttgacccaaaactccaaAAGGTAGAAGTTTATTATGCAATTCGATGATGGATATGATAAGTCTAAAACTTGGTGATTAATATATTaagatttcaagaaaattttaaaaaataataaataaaatatttctcaaaGTCCATATgatattcatataatttttattttgtttttattttctttttcaagttgtcactattatcttaatttatttttcattaattgttcaataataataataataataataataataataattattattattattattattatatttatgtggaccccgcatttcgatcgctcgaatgcgtttcccactcgatggcgaaactcgatttttattttgaaaaattgatttttattgattatttgaaaatgacttggagtcgccacttatttttgttttatttttaaaagggtaaacaaaataagaaagaaaaaccctaagtgtgactccttatttggaaaaggtgatctacgaaaaaccggatcgggttcgggggtcaggttacttatcgggaaggtacgataaagaccgtagcacccctctaagtccctaaagtcgggtctctactaataaaatgaagctgacatggcaaccaatgagaaaatcaatgaatactcaaatcgatcatgcacgtatgagaattaaaataagCGTAGAGAGTGACCATGATGTGAGAAGCTACGTACCTGGGTGGCAAATCGATATGCGCTATCAAAAGGGGGTTAGTGAACCAATATAGTATGAATATACGCGCATCACAAAGCAGAACAAATCAATCTTGCATGACAATcagatcaatcaatcaatcatgaatcacatatgtagggcccccaccaaagcccgtttatttttgcatgaattaattccataaactccattattcggaattacggaatttaattcttgcctatttttaaaatattttaaaagatcatgaaggatttgaaaattgcttgccgaatagaaagtggaagcaaattttattaaaaagagattttgagtgatcctaaaaattctaaagatgaaaaactaAAGAGTAGAAttcttttgaaataaaataaaataaataaataaataaaagtaaagaaaaagaaatgagaattAGAGAAGGATATTTACAAAAAGGGGATTtgagaaatcattttcaaaatcaaaggtgATGGAACAGTAGGTGGCATGTGGCCCAGAGGTGACCATGCATGCCATGCAAGAGTGGGTCCCACGGTCTTATTTTACCTTACTCACCTTTTGACGCATCCAGTCCACATCGGGGATGCCAAGACCACGAACAGCAACATCAATACATAACAAGATGCCTTTCTCGACTTTACAGAAATCAAAGAAAGTGGAGGTCCGCTTCTGCTGCTTTTGCTTCCCATGAATATCTTAAAGTGACATGGCCACCATGCAAGGCCTCCACCAATGAGGTTTGATTGGGTGTTCCCTCAAGACCTCCCATGCAGCCGACTGTGGAGATCACATCCATCTTTGGTTTAAATTCTCCCTCAACAAGGGGACAGAGAGTACCATCAGCATTGTGCCATTGTGCTAGAATCCCACGTTCATTCTTAGGCTTTACACGCCAACAACCATCAGGCTTCACTTGTATCTCAGTTACATCTTCCCCACAAGACTGCATCGAGGATGTCATGCGATTGAAAATACGGACCAATGATAACATTCTCTAGAGAATATTTCTCGATACAAATGGGATATTGCCACTTCCTAGAACATTGGTTCATTTCCACAAAAATTTCAAGATCAGAACGGCCCATGTGAGCACAAGGTTTGAATCTTCCAGCAACCTTCATTCTTGAACCACTCATAGGACATCGTAGATTGACAGTAAAGAAATCTGCAACTACTTCCAGGTCACTGTCACTATCAGCATTATCAATTACACCTGGCATTGTGACACGGCGGGTCCAAGTGCACCACATTCCGGGCGGTGTTTCTGGAAGCTTGTCGAAGCAGAGGGACGTTGTCGGCAAAGGAGATCTTGACCCGGCACAGCAGCGGAGCACTGGAAGTGGGATCCAGGAAAAAGATCGCGGCCATCAGACGGTGGAGAGGGAAAGTGGAAGAGCTTCAATGGTTGCTTGACGTTCTGGTGATGGCGGAGGCATTTCGCCGCCGGCGGCAAGCCGCCGGCGTCGTTCAAAGACGGCTTTGCTTGCTCTTTCTAGGAGACAAATTAAGTGTGTCTCTTAAACTGTTGGTGGCTGCACCGGCATCAAACTCTTATGAATGCATTGGCTTGCTAAATCTGATTGTTTGTAACCTTCACCTTAAGGTCATCCACCAAGAGGGCAAACCTCTTGGACTGAGTGCCAAGGCCTTTCTCTGAAAGATCAAGCTCCAGGCCAAGCGCATGCATGTATGTTGCTGAGCCATCAGCCCGGAACTTCACATCCTTGTCATCAGGGTAAGCTCTTTGCCCATGCCTTCATCACCAAGGGGTCATTAACGCTAACGAGCAGAATTTCATCAATGTCTTTTTATTTCATCTCTCCTTCCTTCTCAATGAAGCCTGGCACGTGCTTCAAGCTGCAAGTGGGAGTGAAAGCACCGGGAACACCGAAAATGATGACCTTCCTGTCGGTAGCCAGGGGGTACACTGAAGCCTACTGGAGCTGATCTTGCTCATCGAAATAAGTCA from Vitis vinifera cultivar Pinot Noir 40024 chromosome 9, ASM3070453v1 includes these protein-coding regions:
- the LOC104880230 gene encoding uncharacterized protein LOC104880230, with the protein product MTSSSIQVILTSLPTLSSWVLNSVTTSISQCSVVASSMGTITESAMTVALATVDTKKEAATFEKQRRCQEAAFAASASVAGISIDDTPDPLASNYGDVPLLDFQSKEITDLKWTDIGALTEDLKDQKVLTQRRAQTIRAVG